One window of Nocardioides dongkuii genomic DNA carries:
- a CDS encoding S-(hydroxymethyl)mycothiol dehydrogenase: protein MQQVKAVVARAKGAPVEVVTINVPDPGPGEAVVQVQACGVCHTDLHYREGGINDEFPFLLGHEAAGVVEAVGPDVTDVAPGDFVVLNWRAVCGECRACKRGDLQYCFNTHNATQRMTLEDGTELSPALGIGAFAEKTLVAAGQCTKVDPSARAAAVGLLGCGVMAGIGAAINTGAVTRGRSVAVIGCGGVGVAAVAGSALAGASPIIAVDIDPKKLAKAQEMGATHTVDSSQVDPVEEIKRICAETYDGADGADVVIEAVGRPETWKQAFYARDLAGTVVLVGVPTPDMKVPDLPLIDVFGRGGALKSSWYGDCLPSRDFPMLVDLYQQGRLDLDAFVTEEIGIDDVEAAFDKMHHGDVLRSVVIL from the coding sequence ATGCAGCAGGTGAAGGCCGTGGTCGCACGGGCGAAGGGCGCTCCCGTCGAGGTGGTGACGATCAACGTCCCCGACCCGGGTCCGGGCGAGGCGGTGGTGCAGGTCCAGGCCTGCGGCGTCTGCCACACCGACCTGCACTACCGCGAGGGCGGCATCAACGACGAGTTCCCGTTCCTGCTCGGCCACGAGGCCGCGGGCGTCGTGGAGGCCGTCGGGCCCGACGTGACCGACGTGGCGCCGGGCGACTTCGTCGTCCTCAACTGGCGCGCGGTGTGCGGCGAGTGCCGCGCCTGCAAGCGCGGCGACCTCCAGTACTGCTTCAACACCCACAACGCGACGCAGCGGATGACCCTCGAGGACGGCACCGAGCTGTCCCCGGCGCTCGGCATCGGCGCGTTCGCCGAGAAGACGCTCGTCGCGGCCGGCCAGTGCACCAAGGTCGACCCCTCGGCCCGCGCGGCCGCGGTCGGCCTGCTCGGCTGCGGCGTGATGGCCGGCATCGGCGCGGCGATCAACACCGGCGCGGTCACCCGCGGCCGCTCGGTCGCGGTCATCGGCTGCGGCGGCGTGGGCGTGGCGGCGGTCGCCGGCTCCGCGCTGGCCGGCGCGAGCCCGATCATCGCCGTCGACATCGACCCCAAGAAGCTCGCCAAGGCCCAGGAGATGGGCGCCACCCACACCGTCGACTCCTCGCAGGTCGACCCGGTGGAGGAGATCAAGCGGATCTGCGCGGAGACCTACGACGGCGCGGACGGCGCCGACGTCGTCATCGAGGCGGTCGGCCGGCCGGAGACCTGGAAGCAGGCGTTCTACGCCCGCGACCTCGCCGGCACCGTCGTCCTGGTCGGCGTGCCCACCCCCGACATGAAGGTGCCCGACCTGCCGCTGATCGACGTCTTCGGCCGCGGCGGTGCGCTCAAGTCGAGCTGGTACGGCGACTGCCTGCCCTCGCGCGACTTCCCGATGCTGGTCGACCTCTACCAGCAGGGCCGGCTCGACCTCGACGCGTTCGTCACCGAGGAGATCGGCATCGACGACGTCGAGGCGGCGTTCGACAAGATGCACCACGGCGACGTCCTCCGCTCGGTCGTGATCCTGTGA
- a CDS encoding SigE family RNA polymerase sigma factor, giving the protein MGRSAARDAEFTAYLAARQPALLRTAYLLTGDRHQAEDVLQTSLAKLYLAWDKVRDRGAVDAYVRRIMVNENNSVWRRGWKRREHATEVLPEGSPHHDAYDEGLGDALWQVVQTLPRRARAVVVLRYYEQLTEAETAEVLGISVGTVKSQSSRALALLRERTPAELDPREEQR; this is encoded by the coding sequence ATGGGCAGGTCCGCGGCACGCGACGCCGAGTTCACGGCGTACCTCGCCGCCCGACAGCCGGCGCTGCTGCGCACGGCGTACCTGCTCACCGGGGACCGGCACCAGGCCGAGGACGTCCTGCAGACGTCGCTGGCCAAGCTGTACCTGGCCTGGGACAAGGTGCGCGACCGCGGCGCCGTGGACGCCTACGTCCGCCGGATCATGGTCAACGAGAACAACTCGGTGTGGCGCCGCGGCTGGAAGCGCCGCGAGCACGCCACCGAGGTGCTGCCGGAGGGCAGCCCCCACCACGACGCGTACGACGAGGGCCTCGGCGACGCGCTGTGGCAGGTCGTGCAGACGCTGCCCCGCAGGGCCCGGGCGGTGGTCGTGCTGCGCTACTACGAGCAGCTCACCGAGGCCGAGACCGCCGAGGTGCTCGGGATCAGCGTCGGCACCGTGAAGTCCCAGTCCAGCCGGGCGCTCGCGCTCCTGCGCGAGCGCACCCCGGCCGAGCTCGACCCGAGGGAGGAGCAGCGATGA
- the tsaD gene encoding tRNA (adenosine(37)-N6)-threonylcarbamoyltransferase complex transferase subunit TsaD: MSDEPLVLGIETSCDETGVGIVRGRTLLADAVASSVDEHARFGGVVPEVASRAHLEAMVPTIDRACETAGVRLHEVDAIAVTSGPGLAGALLVGVAAAKALALGLGKPLYGVNHLASHVAVDQLEHGPLPEPCVAMLVSGGHSSLLRVEDVTGDIDPLGSTIDDAAGEAFDKVARLLGLPFPGGPHIDRVARDGNSVYVDFPRGLSSRRDLERHRFDFSFSGLKTAVARWVEARERAGEPVPVADVAASFQEAVCDILVRKALDAASSEGIDDLLIGGGVAANSRLRALAEERAAGLGIRVRVPRPGLCTDNGAMVAALGAEMVRRGRTPSSLDLPADSSLPVTEVLV; this comes from the coding sequence GTGAGCGACGAGCCCCTGGTCCTCGGCATCGAGACCTCCTGCGACGAGACCGGCGTCGGCATCGTGCGGGGCCGGACCCTGCTGGCCGACGCGGTGGCGAGCAGCGTCGACGAGCACGCCCGCTTCGGCGGCGTGGTGCCCGAGGTCGCGAGCCGGGCGCACCTCGAGGCGATGGTGCCGACGATCGACCGAGCCTGCGAGACCGCCGGCGTACGTCTCCACGAGGTCGACGCGATCGCCGTCACCAGCGGCCCCGGCCTGGCCGGCGCGCTGCTGGTCGGGGTGGCGGCGGCCAAGGCGCTCGCGCTGGGCCTCGGGAAGCCGCTGTACGGCGTCAACCACCTCGCCTCCCACGTCGCGGTCGACCAGCTCGAGCACGGGCCGCTGCCCGAGCCGTGCGTGGCGATGCTGGTCAGCGGCGGGCACTCCAGCCTGCTGCGCGTCGAGGACGTCACCGGCGACATCGACCCGCTGGGGTCCACCATCGACGACGCCGCGGGGGAGGCCTTCGACAAGGTCGCCCGGCTGCTCGGCCTGCCGTTCCCCGGCGGCCCGCACATCGACCGGGTGGCCCGCGACGGCAACAGCGTGTACGTCGACTTCCCGCGCGGGCTCAGCTCGCGCCGCGACCTCGAGCGGCACCGGTTCGACTTCTCCTTCTCCGGGCTGAAGACCGCCGTCGCGCGCTGGGTCGAGGCGCGCGAGCGGGCCGGCGAGCCGGTGCCGGTCGCCGACGTGGCGGCGTCCTTCCAGGAGGCGGTCTGCGACATCCTGGTGCGCAAGGCGCTCGACGCCGCGTCGTCGGAGGGCATCGACGACCTGCTCATCGGCGGCGGCGTCGCCGCGAACTCCCGCCTCCGCGCGCTCGCCGAGGAGCGCGCCGCCGGCCTCGGCATCCGGGTCCGCGTCCCCCGGCCGGGCCTCTGCACCGACAACGGCGCGATGGTCGCCGCCCTCGGCGCCGAGATGGTCCGGCGCGGCCGTACGCCGTCCTCCCTCGACCTGCCCGCCGACTCCAGCCTGCCGGTGACCGAGGTCCTTGTCTGA
- the rimI gene encoding ribosomal protein S18-alanine N-acetyltransferase produces the protein MIREATVADVEDVAALEAENLGVDAWSPGLVEAGIAGDLPTVHYLVAEVDGVVVGHAVVSAVADIAELQRIAVTPAHRRSGLATALLDEGCRLARQEGADRLLLEVREDNLGALRFYAALGFVEVDRRARYYRDGTTAVVLRRALVSGCGANGMMDR, from the coding sequence GTGATCCGGGAGGCCACCGTGGCCGACGTCGAGGACGTCGCTGCCCTGGAGGCCGAGAACCTCGGCGTCGACGCCTGGTCGCCCGGCCTGGTCGAGGCGGGGATCGCCGGCGACCTCCCGACCGTGCACTACCTGGTGGCCGAGGTCGACGGCGTCGTCGTCGGGCACGCGGTGGTGAGCGCGGTCGCCGACATCGCCGAGCTGCAGCGGATCGCGGTCACCCCCGCCCACCGGCGCAGCGGCCTGGCCACCGCGCTGCTCGACGAGGGCTGCCGGCTGGCGCGCCAGGAGGGCGCCGACCGGCTGCTGCTCGAGGTGCGCGAGGACAACCTCGGCGCGCTCCGGTTCTACGCCGCGCTCGGGTTCGTCGAGGTCGACCGCCGGGCGCGCTACTACCGCGACGGCACCACCGCTGTCGTCCTGCGCCGTGCGCTGGTCAGCGGCTGCGGCGCGAACGGCATGATGGACCGGTGA
- the tsaB gene encoding tRNA (adenosine(37)-N6)-threonylcarbamoyltransferase complex dimerization subunit type 1 TsaB, with protein sequence MLLAFDTATPLVSVAVHDGADVVVELSSDRPMKHGEQLAPLLAEALDRAGIVRQDLTAIAVGVGPGPFTGLRVGLVTARTLAHVLEVPVYGVCSLDVLAVEAAGSGLLGDTDFAVATDARRKEVYLATYAASGERLAGPVVDKPAALATGVPVVGEGAVLYPDAFPHATGPTRPSAGWLARAVAEELAEIVDPDPLYLRRPDAETPRPPKKVS encoded by the coding sequence GTGCTGCTCGCGTTCGACACCGCCACCCCGCTGGTCTCCGTCGCGGTCCACGACGGCGCCGACGTGGTCGTCGAGCTCTCGTCCGACCGGCCGATGAAGCACGGCGAGCAGCTCGCGCCGCTCCTCGCCGAGGCCCTCGACCGCGCCGGGATCGTCCGGCAGGACCTCACCGCGATCGCGGTCGGCGTCGGGCCCGGTCCGTTCACCGGCCTCCGGGTCGGGCTGGTCACCGCCCGCACCCTCGCCCACGTGCTCGAGGTCCCGGTGTACGGCGTGTGCTCGCTCGACGTGCTCGCGGTCGAGGCGGCCGGGTCGGGGCTGCTGGGCGACACCGACTTCGCGGTCGCCACCGACGCGCGCCGCAAGGAGGTCTACCTCGCGACGTACGCCGCGTCCGGGGAGCGGCTCGCGGGGCCGGTCGTCGACAAGCCGGCGGCGCTCGCGACCGGCGTACCCGTCGTGGGGGAGGGCGCCGTGCTCTACCCCGACGCGTTCCCGCACGCCACCGGCCCGACCCGGCCGAGCGCCGGCTGGCTGGCGCGGGCGGTCGCCGAGGAGCTCGCCGAGATCGTGGACCCCGACCCGCTCTACCTCCGGCGCCCCGACGCGGAGACGCCGCGACCCCCGAAGAAGGTCTCGTGA